A DNA window from Vigna angularis cultivar LongXiaoDou No.4 chromosome 1, ASM1680809v1, whole genome shotgun sequence contains the following coding sequences:
- the LOC108332738 gene encoding uncharacterized protein LOC108332738: MAPKLPPSPQPNERDAPDNNRLLETVIERLQQQNALLMEQNAAAQQSLEAARANSEATQRQLMEILAANRNTQGASSSNAAQHTEWSLESFLQHHPAKFSGKCLPDEVDQWLSDMERIYNAKRCPDDNRLAFTEYLLTGEASHWWTSMKAILTDAQSPITWAIFRSKFYEEYFPSSVRYAKEVEFLQLVQGAKSVSEYTNTFKHLLRFNTMANSEEWQCRKFENGLRSDLKVLISSLCIRSFLAMVERAKVLEKNMAEVEQQKKQQATRGPILTRTNLNRNRTPYARPAQSSGSQALVVAEQMGQQGSIRCFQCGGPHYKSVCPQLTGGKYCTRCRRNAHLESECNMGGRAVMRPPNAGRTQQGRGGRAQAVGRVYAITGAEAASSGTLITNICLVYGEPCCVLYDSGATHSFISKACVEKLGLVESEMQFDLVVSTLAAGEVRTSAVCIRCPIEVEGRRYKVNLICLPLKELEVILGMDWLTTNHILIDCGAKELIFPEEDEEDLSVTLGQLKEDIMEDVSCFLIMTHEDKEVGDRNFE, encoded by the coding sequence ATGGCACCCAAACTCCCTCCTTCACCTCAACCTAACGAGCGTGATGCGCCCGACAACAACAGGTTGTTGGAAACAGTGATTGAGAGGCTACAACAACAAAACGCTCTCCTAATGGAGCAGAATGCAGCTGCTCAACAGAGTTTGGAGGCCGCTCGCGCCAACTCTGAAGCTACACAGAGGCAACTAATGGAGATTCTTGCAGCTAATAGGAATACGCAGGGAGCGTCTTCTTCCAACGCTGCCCAACATACTGAGTGGAGCTTGGAAAGCTTCCTTCAACACCATCCTGCAAAGTTTAGTGGAAAATGCCTTCCTGATGAGGTGGACCAGTGGCTGAGCGATATGGAACGTATCTACAACGCTAAGAGGTGTCCGGATGACAACCGGTTGGCCTTTACAGAATACTTGCTGACTGGAGAAGCTAGCCACTGGTGGACGAGCATGAAAGCTATTTTAACGGACGCTCAGAGTCCCATTACTTGGGCGATTTTCAGGAGTAAGTTCTATGAGGAATACTTCCCAAGCAGCGTTCGTTACGCTAAGGAAGTTGAGTTCCTTCAACTGGTGCAAGGAGCGAAATCTGTGTCGGAGTATACCAACACGTTCAAACATCTGTTGAGGTTCAATACCATGGCGAATAGTGAGGAGTGGCAGTGTAGAAAGTTTGAAAACGGGCTGAGGAGTGATCTGAAGGTGTTAATCTCCAGCTTATGTATTCGGTCATTCCTTGCAATGGTCGAGAGGGCCAAAGTATTAGAGAAAAACATGGCTGAAGTCGAACAGCAGAAGAAACAACAAGCAACCAGGGGACCGATTCTAACGAGAACAAATCTGAATCGGAATAGGACACCGTATGCTCGTCCAGCGCAGTCAAGTGGGTCTCAGGCGTTGGTTGTTGCTGAACAGATGGGACAACAGGGGTCGATCAGATGCTTTCAGTGTGGAGGACCCCATTACAAGTCGGTCTGCCCTCAGTTGACTGGAGGGAAGTATTGCACTCGGTGTAGAAGAAACGCCCATCTGGAGAGTGAGTGCAACATGGGCGGACGTGCGGTCATGAGGCCACCGAACGCTGGAAGGACCCAGCAAGGGAGAGGTGGTCGAGCCCAAGCTGTTGGAAGGGTGTATGCAATTACGGGCGCTGAGGCAGCAAGTTCAGGTACACTAATTACCAACATCTGTTTAGTATATGGAGAACCCTGTTGCgtgttgtatgattcgggggcgacacactccttcatctcgaaggcatGCGTTGAAAAACTGGGGTTAGTTGAGAGCGAGATGCAGTttgacttggtggtgtcaaccctagcggctggtgaggttaggacgtctgCAGTCTGTattagatgtcctattgaggtaGAAGGGCGTAGGTATAAGGTGAATCTTATATGTTTACCTCTCAAGGAGCTAGAagtgattttaggaatggattggctgaCTACCAATCACATTCTCATAGACTGTGGTGCTAAGGAATTGATCTttcctgaagaagatgaagaagatttgTCTGTGACGCTCGGGCAGTTGAAAGAAGATATCATGGAGGACGTCAGTTGCTTTCTGATAATGACACATGAAGACAAGGAGGTTGGAGATAGGAATTTTGAATGA